The following coding sequences are from one Capsicum annuum cultivar UCD-10X-F1 chromosome 3, UCD10Xv1.1, whole genome shotgun sequence window:
- the LOC107864788 gene encoding laccase-1 — protein MGNCCQLLLIGLLTLSIFLIKPSSSSKIIRRFSYNIERKNVTRLCRTKKLLTVNGKYPGPTIFVHEGDNVEVKVTNKSPWNTTIHWHGVRQLRSGWADGPAYITQCPIVPGGTYTYKFTIINQRGTLWWHAHLSWQRATVHGAFIIYPRMRPYPFSAPVEAEIPIIFGEWWNGEIEDIENDMKLYGSGPNSSDAYTINGLPGPSYPCSNKDTFIQTIEQGKTYLLRIINAALNDELFFAVANHTLTVVEIDAVYTKPFTTKAIMVTPGQTTNVLITANQVPDSTGMFVMAARPYLTSVFPFDNSTTVGFLKYKIPNAKITKTPAKSFTLPSNLPQIEDTPFATKFAEKLRSLGSPEYPCNVPKEIDKRVITTISLNLQDCPVNQTCKGFKNKKFYASMNNQSFIRPSISILESHYRNLSNTMFSNFPGRPPHPFNYTGVDPLSENLNTEFSTRILVVPHGTKLEIVLQDTNFLNPENHPIHVHGHNFFIVGRGFGNYDVDRDTKYYNLIDPPERNTVAVPVGGWAAIRLTADNPGVWFIHCHLEEHTSWGLAMGLIVQSGQHPSQCLLPPPDDFPTC, from the exons ATGGGTAATTGCTGCCAGTTGCTATTAATTGGACTACTGACACTATCAATTTTCTTGATTAAGCCATCTTCATCTTCCAAAATTATTAGGCGCTTCTCATACAAT atAGAAAGGAAGAACGTTACGCGTTTGTGTCGTACAAAAAAACTGCTAACAGTCAATGGCAAGTATCCAGGACCTACAATTTTCGTTCATGAAGGTGATAATGTGGAGGTCAAGGTTACCAACAAGAGCCCCTGGAACACTACTATCCACTG GCACGGGGTACGTCAGCTAAGAAGTGGTTGGGCAGATGGACCAGCATATATAACTCAATGTCCAATAGTTCCAGGAGGAACCTACACTTACAAATTCACCATTATTAACCAAAGGGGAACTTTATGGTGGCATGCTCATCTCTCCTGGCAACGCGCCACCGTCCATGGTGCTTTTATCATCTACCCTCGAATGCGGCCTTATCCATTTTCAGCCCCTGTTGAAGCTGAAATCCCCATAATCTTTG GTGAGTGGTGGAATGGAGAAATTGAAGATATAGAAAATGACATGAAATTATATGGAAGTGGTCCTAATTCTTCTGATGCTTATACCATCAATGGCTTGCCAGGGCCCTCGTACCCTTGTTCTAATAAAG ATACATTCATTCAGACAATTGAGCAAGGCAAAACATACTTGCTTAGGATCATCAATGCAGCACTAAACGATGAACTCTTCTTTGCCGTGGCAAATCATACATTAACAGTAGTCGAAATTGATGCTGTTTACACAAAACCCTTTACCACAAAAGCCATAATGGTCACCCCTGGACAGACAACCAATGTATTAATCACTGCAAATCAAGTCCCTGATTCGACAGGAATGTTTGTCATGGCGGCCAGGCCTTATCTTACATCAGTCTTCCCATTTGACAATTCGACCACAGTTGGCTTCCTTAAGTACAAAATCCCAAATGcaaaaataaccaaaacccctGCTAAATCGTTCACTTTACCTTCCAATTTACCCCAAATAGAAGATACCCCATTTGCCACCAAATTCGCCGAAAAACTTAGAAGCTTGGGATCACCTGAGTACCCTTGTAATGTACCTAAAGAAATAGACAAGAGAGTAATTACTACAATTAGTCTTAATCTTCAAGATTGTCCTGTTAACCAAACATGCAAAGGCTTTAAAAACAAGAAATTCTATGCATCAATGAACAATCAATCATTTATCAGGCCTTCGATTTCAATCTTGGAAAGTCACTACAGGAACTTATCCAATACCATGTTCTCCAATTTCCCTGGACGGCCTCCTCATCCTTTTAACTACACTGGGGTGGATCCATTATCCGAAAATCTGAACACTGAATTTAGTACTAGGATCTTGGTCGTGCCACATGGCACGAAACTAGAGATCGTGCTACAAGACACGAACTTTTTAAATCCAGAAAATCATCCAATTCATGTACACGGTCACAATTTTTTTATTGTGGGGAGGGGATTTGGAAATTATGATGTGGATCGCGATACGAAATATTATAATCTCATCGATCCACCTGAAAGGAACACAGTGGCTGTTCCTGTAGGAGGGTGGGCTGCAATTAGATTAACAGCAGATAATCCAGGAGTTTGGTTCATACATTGCCACTTAGAGGAACATACTTCATGGGGTCTTGCTATGGGATTGATTGTTCAAAGTGGTCAACATCCTTCTCAGTGTTTGCTTCCTCCTCCTGATGATTTTCCCACATGTTGA